One genomic region from Thermoleptolyngbya sichuanensis A183 encodes:
- a CDS encoding alpha/beta fold hydrolase: protein MSTPHPLTIHTHGSGYPVLCLHGHPGAGSSMGVFTQHLGRRFWAIAPDLRGYGQSRVAQPFVMADHLTDLEALLDRLQIQRCLVLGWSLGGILAMELALRLPERISGLILVATAAHPRSSHPTISWQDNLLTGVAALINSWQPGNRWNIELFAKRSLFRHLIQQHTRTAYEYIAADAVSAYLNTSQAATRALNQAIRAGYNRVPDLPNIRVPALMLAAEGDRHITALSSEETARKLPNCDWQCYARAAHLFPWEIPQQMLQDIDAWLARHPEVVSPSAPLANPQSS, encoded by the coding sequence ATGTCCACGCCCCATCCGCTTACCATTCATACCCACGGCAGCGGCTACCCGGTGCTTTGTCTGCACGGACATCCCGGCGCAGGCAGCAGCATGGGCGTGTTTACCCAGCATTTGGGGCGGCGGTTTTGGGCGATCGCCCCTGATCTGCGCGGCTATGGCCAGAGCCGGGTGGCGCAGCCGTTTGTGATGGCGGATCATCTCACAGATCTGGAGGCGCTGCTGGATCGGCTCCAGATTCAGCGCTGTCTGGTGTTGGGCTGGTCGCTGGGGGGCATTTTGGCAATGGAACTGGCCCTGCGGCTGCCCGAACGGATTAGCGGGCTAATCCTGGTGGCGACGGCGGCCCATCCCCGCAGCAGCCACCCGACCATTTCCTGGCAGGACAATCTGTTGACGGGCGTGGCGGCGCTGATTAATTCGTGGCAGCCGGGAAACCGCTGGAATATTGAGCTATTTGCCAAGCGATCGCTGTTTCGCCACCTGATCCAACAGCACACGCGCACGGCCTACGAGTACATTGCCGCCGATGCCGTGTCTGCCTACCTAAACACGTCGCAGGCGGCGACTCGCGCCCTCAACCAGGCCATTCGCGCAGGCTATAACCGCGTGCCAGATTTGCCCAACATTCGGGTTCCGGCGCTGATGCTGGCGGCAGAGGGCGATCGCCACATCACGGCGCTTTCCAGCGAAGAAACCGCCCGCAAACTGCCCAACTGCGACTGGCAATGCTACGCCCGGGCCGCCCACCTGTTCCCCTGGGAAATCCCCCAGCAAATGCTGCAAGACATTGACGCTTGGCTAGCGCGGCATCCGGAGGTGGTTAGCCCCTCTGCACCGTTGGCAAACCCGCAAAGCTCCTGA
- the argZ gene encoding bifunctional arginine dihydrolase/ornithine cyclodeaminase — protein MNSAIRFLMCPPDHYDVDYVINPWMEGNIHKSSRDRAVEQWHGLYHLIKDRAAVDLVKPQVGVPDMVFTANAGLVLEDKVVLSRFYHKERQGEEPFFKAWFEEQGYTVYELPKDLPFEGAGDALLDREGRWLWAGYGFRSELDSHPFLAKWLDIEVLSLRLMDERFYHLDTCFCPLTDGYLLYYPPAFDAYSNRLIEMRVPAHKRIAIEEADAVNFACNAVNIDRVVIMNKASDGLRQRMQDLGFVLLETPLTEFMKAGGAAKCLTLRVTEPLEPLHQAIAAVESRVIQLEGHLLDSGLINNALDLIVESGGSFQVLNFRLGEQRQSTSAAEVKVSAPSHDVMESIMSGLIDMGAVPQPQEVCDNPLETVTQDGVAPDDFYVTTIYPTEVRVNCEWVRVQNQRMDGAIVVSQTPEGPRAECKLLRDLRVGDRVVVGVEGIRTVRKPDARDSRNGSGSGDKEFSFMGSGVSSERRVELVVEQIAWDLRRIRDQGGKVVVVAGPVVIHTGGGEHLARLIREGYVQALLGGNAIAVHDIEQAMMGTSLGMDMKRGVSVRGGHRHHLKAINTIRRCGSIANAVEQGVLTSGIFYECIKHQVPFSLAGSIRDDGPLPDTQMDLLKAQAEYAELIRGADLILMLSSMLHSIGAGNMTPAGVKMVCVDINPAVVTKLSDRGSVESVGVVTDVGLFLSLLNQQLSKLTSPYRIAQMV, from the coding sequence ATGAACTCTGCCATTCGGTTTTTGATGTGCCCGCCCGACCACTACGACGTGGATTATGTGATTAATCCTTGGATGGAGGGCAATATCCACAAATCCTCGCGCGATCGCGCCGTTGAGCAGTGGCACGGGCTGTATCACCTAATCAAAGACCGGGCAGCGGTGGATCTAGTAAAGCCCCAGGTCGGGGTTCCCGACATGGTATTCACCGCCAACGCGGGGCTGGTGCTAGAAGATAAGGTCGTCCTCAGCCGCTTCTATCACAAAGAGCGCCAAGGTGAGGAGCCGTTTTTCAAGGCCTGGTTTGAAGAACAGGGCTACACGGTTTATGAACTACCCAAGGATTTGCCTTTTGAGGGGGCGGGCGATGCCCTACTGGATCGGGAAGGACGCTGGCTGTGGGCGGGCTATGGCTTCCGCTCGGAGCTAGATTCTCACCCGTTTTTGGCGAAATGGCTGGATATCGAAGTGCTGTCGCTGCGGCTGATGGACGAGCGCTTCTATCACCTCGACACCTGCTTTTGCCCGCTGACGGACGGCTACTTGCTGTATTACCCGCCCGCGTTTGATGCCTATTCTAACCGCCTGATCGAGATGCGCGTGCCCGCCCACAAGCGCATCGCTATTGAAGAGGCCGATGCGGTGAACTTTGCCTGCAACGCGGTCAATATCGACCGGGTGGTCATTATGAACAAGGCCAGCGACGGTCTGCGCCAGCGGATGCAGGATCTGGGCTTTGTGCTGTTGGAAACGCCGCTGACGGAGTTTATGAAGGCAGGCGGTGCGGCCAAGTGTCTGACGCTGCGGGTGACGGAGCCGCTGGAGCCGCTGCACCAGGCGATCGCCGCTGTGGAGAGCCGCGTGATTCAGCTAGAGGGACACTTGCTCGATTCGGGTCTGATCAACAATGCGCTGGATTTAATTGTGGAAAGCGGCGGCAGCTTCCAGGTGCTGAACTTCCGTCTGGGCGAACAGCGCCAGAGTACGTCGGCGGCGGAGGTGAAGGTGTCGGCTCCCTCCCACGACGTGATGGAGAGCATTATGTCGGGCTTGATCGACATGGGTGCAGTGCCTCAACCCCAGGAAGTGTGCGACAACCCGCTGGAAACCGTGACGCAGGACGGCGTTGCGCCCGACGATTTCTACGTCACCACGATTTACCCGACGGAGGTGCGGGTGAACTGTGAGTGGGTGCGCGTGCAGAACCAGCGCATGGACGGGGCGATCGTGGTGTCGCAAACACCGGAGGGCCCCAGGGCAGAGTGCAAGCTGCTGAGGGATCTGCGGGTGGGCGATCGCGTTGTGGTGGGGGTCGAGGGCATCCGCACCGTCCGCAAGCCCGATGCCCGCGACAGTCGAAACGGCAGCGGCTCTGGCGACAAGGAATTCAGCTTTATGGGGTCGGGCGTGTCGAGTGAGCGCCGCGTCGAGCTGGTGGTCGAGCAAATCGCCTGGGATCTGCGCCGGATTCGCGACCAAGGCGGCAAGGTGGTGGTGGTCGCTGGCCCCGTGGTGATTCACACAGGCGGCGGCGAACACTTGGCGCGATTAATCCGCGAGGGCTATGTACAGGCGCTGCTGGGCGGAAATGCGATCGCCGTTCACGATATTGAACAGGCGATGATGGGCACGTCGCTGGGTATGGACATGAAGCGGGGCGTGTCGGTGCGCGGCGGCCATCGCCACCACCTGAAGGCGATCAACACCATCCGTCGCTGCGGCAGTATTGCCAATGCAGTAGAACAGGGCGTGCTGACCAGCGGAATCTTCTACGAGTGCATCAAGCACCAGGTTCCTTTCTCGCTGGCGGGGTCGATTCGCGATGACGGCCCCCTGCCCGACACACAGATGGACTTGCTCAAAGCCCAGGCAGAATATGCCGAGCTAATTCGCGGCGCAGACCTGATTCTGATGCTGTCCTCCATGCTGCATTCCATCGGCGCGGGCAACATGACCCCGGCGGGCGTGAAGATGGTCTGCGTAGACATCAACCCGGCCGTGGTGACAAAGCTGAGCGATCGCGGCTCGGTAGAATCCGTTGGCGTGGTGACGGATGTGGGCTTGTTCCTCAGCCTGCTAAACCAGCAGTTGAGCAAGCTCACCAGCCCCTACCGTATTGCTCAGATGGTCTAG
- a CDS encoding IS630 family transposase (programmed frameshift): protein MRPYSLDLRQKIIDVYIEGNTSQRQIAQQFRVAYSFVRKLIKQYRETGEIAPKRRTEQTPTKLSNEQLEILKTIAESNHDATLAELCDLLEQRVGVRIGVSTMFRMLEKLNLTLKKKTLYPDKKETERVQIERVKFWQLVRGFLAQDLIFIDESGVNLALTRLRARAPKGKRAHGKRPSKRGKRVSILGAISLKKVITYSNLIGSVDGLTFEAFISQRLVPKLWKGACVIMDNCSIHLGEEVRRLIEDAGAKLMFLPPYSPDFSPIENCFSKIKSILRSLGARSYLDLDKAIEESFSQVSLNDLQNWFSHCCYYASPE, encoded by the exons ATGCGACCCTACTCACTAGATCTTAGACAAAAAATTATTGATGTCTACATTGAAGGGAATACGTCGCAACGTCAAATCGCTCAACAATTTCGAGTTGCTTACAGTTTCGTGCGAAAGCTGATCAAACAATATCGGGAAACAGGTGAGATTGCCCCCAAACGCCGCACTGAGCAAACGCCAACCAAATTAAGTAATGAGCAACTAGAGATCCTAAAAACGATTGCTGAATCAAATCATGACGCGACATTGGCAGAGTTGTGTGACTTGCTGGAACAAAGGGTCGGTGTTCGGATTGGCGTTTCGACGATGTTTCGTATGTTAGAGAAACTGAACTTAACCCTTAA AAAAAAAACGCTGTATCCCGACAAAAAGGAAACTGAACGGGTGCAAATCGAACGAGTCAAATTTTGGCAACTGGTTCGAGGATTCCTGGCTCAAGACTTAATCTTTATTGACGAATCAGGAGTGAACCTGGCTTTGACTCGACTCCGGGCACGTGCCCCGAAAGGAAAACGAGCCCATGGCAAGCGTCCCAGCAAACGAGGGAAACGGGTCTCGATTCTTGGTGCAATTAGCCTTAAAAAGGTAATTACCTATTCCAATCTCATCGGTTCAGTCGATGGACTTACCTTTGAAGCCTTCATTTCCCAGAGACTCGTTCCTAAGTTGTGGAAAGGGGCATGTGTCATCATGGATAACTGCTCGATTCATCTTGGTGAAGAAGTTAGGAGGTTGATTGAGGATGCAGGTGCTAAACTGATGTTTCTACCGCCGTACTCGCCGGACTTTTCACCCATCGAGAATTGCTTTTCAAAGATTAAGAGTATTCTGCGCTCCCTTGGGGCACGGAGCTATCTTGATCTAGACAAAGCCATTGAGGAGTCCTTCTCCCAAGTGTCATTGAATGACCTACAGAATTGGTTCTCCCATTGCTGTTACTATGCCTCGCCAGAATGA
- a CDS encoding IS110 family RNA-guided transposase, with protein sequence MERTFVAYIGIDWSDRKHDICLYDPESAQREYSVIGAQPQEIANWVATLQQRYGNSPIAICLEQKRGPLIYALCQYDNLVLFPINPRTVSNYRRAFQPSRAKSDPVDAQILIELLLKHPDKIPPWQAASCELRALRQWSESRRMLVGEKVRLTNRITAALKNFYPQVLEWFEDKDTQVFCDFITQYPDLHSAQAVSAEELTLFFQSHRVIRRSAIERRIHQIQTAGIPLTEDPGIVEPMQWLVQTLVIQLKALLHRLDELNQTIEQLFQSLPDAAFFDALPGAGPHLAPRLLIAFGDDRSRFGSAQAFMSYIGIAPVKEESGKKRWTHWRWSCPKFLRQSFVEWADQSRRHSSWANAFYQQQRRSGKSHPKAIRALAYKWGRILWRCWQDRVPYDEDRYLAALQRKRSPLAVMLVQSAAEVTTSAGGECSNSRVQVTLKDT encoded by the coding sequence ATGGAAAGAACCTTTGTCGCCTACATCGGCATTGACTGGTCAGATCGCAAACACGACATCTGTCTGTACGACCCCGAGAGCGCACAGCGAGAATACAGCGTGATTGGCGCTCAACCGCAAGAGATTGCCAACTGGGTTGCGACCTTGCAACAGCGATACGGCAACAGCCCAATTGCCATCTGCCTGGAGCAAAAGCGAGGACCCCTGATTTACGCGCTGTGCCAGTACGACAACCTAGTGCTGTTTCCCATCAATCCGCGCACGGTTTCTAACTATCGACGAGCCTTTCAGCCCTCACGAGCAAAATCAGACCCCGTAGATGCCCAGATTTTGATTGAGCTGCTGCTCAAGCACCCAGACAAGATCCCCCCGTGGCAAGCCGCATCTTGTGAACTGCGAGCGTTGCGGCAGTGGAGTGAATCCCGCCGCATGCTGGTGGGAGAGAAGGTACGACTGACCAATCGCATCACCGCTGCTTTGAAAAACTTTTATCCTCAAGTGCTGGAGTGGTTTGAGGATAAAGACACCCAAGTGTTTTGTGACTTTATCACTCAATACCCTGACCTCCACTCTGCCCAAGCGGTTTCGGCTGAGGAATTGACTCTGTTCTTCCAGTCTCATCGAGTCATCCGCCGGAGCGCCATTGAGCGGCGCATTCACCAAATCCAAACCGCTGGCATCCCCCTGACAGAAGACCCAGGGATTGTTGAACCGATGCAATGGCTGGTGCAAACGCTGGTGATTCAGCTCAAGGCGCTGTTGCATCGACTCGATGAGTTAAATCAAACGATTGAGCAATTGTTTCAGTCTTTGCCAGATGCGGCGTTTTTCGATGCTTTACCCGGAGCAGGACCCCATCTTGCGCCCCGGCTACTGATTGCGTTTGGCGATGACCGCAGTCGCTTCGGCAGCGCCCAGGCGTTTATGAGCTATATCGGCATTGCACCCGTCAAAGAGGAGAGTGGCAAGAAACGCTGGACGCATTGGCGCTGGAGTTGTCCAAAGTTCTTGCGGCAGTCCTTTGTAGAGTGGGCTGACCAGTCGCGGCGGCACTCATCGTGGGCCAATGCGTTCTATCAGCAGCAGCGGCGATCCGGCAAAAGTCATCCCAAAGCGATTCGCGCTCTGGCGTATAAGTGGGGACGGATTCTCTGGCGCTGCTGGCAAGACCGAGTGCCCTATGACGAAGACCGCTATCTGGCGGCGCTCCAGCGCAAGAGGTCACCACTGGCGGTAATGCTAGTTCAAAGCGCTGCTGAAGTGACGACGAGTGCAGGAGGTGAGTGCAGTAATTCTAGGGTTCAAGTTACGCTAAAAGACACATGA
- a CDS encoding CsgG/HfaB family protein, which yields MGSVTEFNISTERSGGGFLGIGVGQRETTANVALTARMISTADGAIVDTMRGRGSAGDRSSSVSIVGIGGGSDRNREDELMSRAVEQAIASLVEDMNR from the coding sequence ATGGGTTCGGTCACGGAGTTTAATATATCTACCGAAAGGTCAGGGGGTGGATTTTTAGGAATCGGCGTAGGACAGCGGGAAACCACTGCCAATGTCGCGTTAACGGCTCGCATGATCAGCACGGCAGATGGCGCTATCGTGGACACAATGCGTGGGAGAGGCTCGGCGGGCGATCGCTCTTCCAGTGTTTCCATCGTCGGCATTGGCGGCGGCTCTGATAGAAACCGTGAAGATGAGTTAATGAGTCGGGCAGTTGAGCAGGCGATTGCCTCCCTAGTAGAGGATATGAATCGCTAG
- a CDS encoding group I truncated hemoglobin translates to MNTLYEKLGGAAAVDLAVEKFYEKVLADERVQHFFAHTDMAQQKRHQKAFMTYAFGGANHWNGRPMRDAHSSLVAEMGLTDHHFDAIAEDLVATLVELEVPQALIDEVVEIVGSVAHRNDVLNR, encoded by the coding sequence ATGAACACGCTGTATGAAAAACTGGGTGGCGCGGCGGCGGTGGATTTAGCAGTCGAGAAGTTTTACGAGAAGGTTTTGGCAGACGAGCGGGTTCAACACTTCTTTGCTCATACAGACATGGCACAGCAAAAGCGCCATCAAAAAGCGTTTATGACCTACGCCTTTGGGGGGGCTAATCACTGGAACGGTCGGCCGATGAGAGATGCCCACAGCAGCTTGGTTGCGGAGATGGGGTTAACGGATCACCATTTTGATGCGATCGCCGAAGATCTGGTCGCCACGCTGGTCGAGCTAGAGGTTCCCCAAGCCCTAATTGACGAGGTGGTGGAAATTGTGGGATCTGTTGCCCATCGCAACGATGTTTTGAATCGCTAA